The following proteins are co-located in the Tamandua tetradactyla isolate mTamTet1 chromosome 21, mTamTet1.pri, whole genome shotgun sequence genome:
- the LOC143665720 gene encoding histone H2B subacrosomal variant-like, translating into MRVAPKAEPFSPRHPVRETSRMARSTGPKPRCSREQVSVGCRRTGGGSVAPGRRNYALYVNRVRREVAPQQGMASRTLGVMNTLINSIFERIAAEACSVMGFRKRCTLTPGDIQKAVYTLLPAKLAKHAVAFGSEAVSRYVRS; encoded by the coding sequence ATGAGAGTGGCTCCTAAGGCCGAGCCCTTCTCTCCACGCCACCCGGTCAGAGAAACATCAAGAATGGCCAGATCCACCGGCCCAAAGCCCAGATGCTCCAGAGAACAAGTGAGCGTGGGCTGCAGAAGGACTGGGGGTGGCAGTGTGGCCCCAGGCCGCAGGAACTACGCGCTGTACGTGAACAGGGTCCGCAGGGAAGTGGCCCCCCAGCAGGGCATGGCATCCCGCACCCTGGGCGTCATGAACACTTTGATCAACAGCATCTTTGAGCGCATCGCCGCGGAGGCCTGCAGCGTGATGGGCTTCCGAAAGCGCTGCACCCTCACCCCGGGGGACATCCAGAAGGCTGTGTACACGCTGCTGCCCGCCAAGCTGGCCAAGCACGCCGTGGCCTTCGGGAGCGAAGCGGTCAGCAGATACGTCCGCTCCTGA